One window of Chloroflexus aggregans DSM 9485 genomic DNA carries:
- a CDS encoding VanW family protein, with amino-acid sequence MSAHRIAMPYETAMDQPLPTRIVPTRRTWMWRILEWLLVLCTLAGLVAVIGYGMLLFGNQVFAERIYPNISVRGLPIGGMTRAEARTALQRRYADFLAAPVTLSFDGQLWRPAAEDLGLSLAIDEALDTAFALGHQPDWEANLRLAAATWQHGIDLPLHLQFDQRVAQITLRAIAAEIDRAPIDASVELRNNIIIVGTEQWGRQTLIDETIADIAAAVQSLQPQEVPIRTRQLEPRVRDTDLAPTVTELRLLLSGPIWLEGRGGQCPNGCRWEWPVTQIATWIKLRNLTAVDGRPAVAVMVDQTAIRAALTPIATALREEGGLPRVDWNNGNPRIRTPGTPGRGLAVEEALARINGALYGNERTILLPMRELPPPVNPDNLAALGLSEPVGIGISSFRASAEYRITNILAGARQMDGVLIPPGATFSFNTTLGPVTPERGFVEGLAIVDNRTQKEWGGGLCQVSTTVFRAAFFAGLPISERHAHSFRISWYEELGEPPGLDAAIFTGVHDLRFVNDTGGWLLLTSKVDLRRQQLTMILYGPPSNRRVEYSYRILERTPAPTQPLYIDDPSLPSGVIRQTDTARGGLRVEIYRTVYTNGEVSLRDTIPTTFQPWPNIFVRGTGR; translated from the coding sequence ATGAGCGCTCACCGCATTGCAATGCCTTACGAGACTGCAATGGATCAGCCGTTGCCGACCAGAATAGTACCTACCCGCCGGACGTGGATGTGGCGCATCCTTGAGTGGCTACTGGTACTGTGTACATTGGCCGGGCTGGTTGCTGTCATTGGCTATGGCATGCTCCTGTTCGGCAATCAAGTATTTGCCGAACGCATCTATCCCAACATTAGCGTGCGCGGGTTACCAATTGGTGGTATGACACGGGCGGAAGCACGCACGGCCCTCCAACGTCGCTACGCCGATTTCTTAGCCGCGCCGGTAACGCTCAGCTTCGATGGGCAACTCTGGCGACCGGCAGCCGAAGACCTTGGCCTCAGTTTGGCCATTGATGAGGCACTCGACACTGCTTTTGCACTCGGTCATCAGCCCGATTGGGAAGCTAATCTCCGTCTCGCTGCAGCAACGTGGCAACACGGGATTGATTTGCCTTTGCACCTGCAATTTGATCAGCGCGTAGCCCAGATCACGCTGCGTGCTATCGCTGCCGAAATCGATCGAGCACCTATCGATGCCAGTGTCGAGCTGCGCAACAATATTATCATTGTCGGTACTGAACAGTGGGGTCGCCAAACCCTTATCGATGAAACTATCGCCGATATTGCCGCCGCCGTACAGAGTCTCCAGCCCCAAGAAGTACCGATTCGTACCAGACAGCTCGAACCACGAGTACGCGACACCGATCTTGCACCAACGGTCACCGAGCTTCGTCTCCTACTTAGTGGCCCGATTTGGCTAGAGGGACGTGGCGGTCAATGCCCAAACGGATGCCGTTGGGAATGGCCTGTCACCCAGATCGCGACGTGGATCAAACTACGCAATCTGACGGCCGTCGATGGCCGCCCGGCAGTGGCCGTTATGGTGGACCAAACGGCGATCCGCGCAGCACTCACTCCTATCGCTACGGCTCTGCGGGAAGAAGGTGGCCTACCGCGAGTTGACTGGAATAACGGAAATCCACGTATTCGCACCCCCGGCACACCCGGCCGTGGCCTTGCCGTCGAAGAAGCGCTGGCCCGCATTAATGGCGCCCTCTACGGCAACGAACGCACTATCCTCCTCCCCATGCGCGAATTGCCACCACCGGTAAACCCTGATAACCTTGCTGCACTCGGTTTGAGCGAACCGGTCGGGATCGGGATCAGTTCGTTCCGTGCCTCTGCTGAATATCGGATCACCAACATTCTGGCCGGCGCTCGGCAGATGGATGGTGTCCTGATTCCACCCGGTGCCACCTTTTCGTTTAATACGACGCTTGGTCCGGTGACCCCCGAACGTGGCTTTGTAGAAGGTTTGGCGATCGTTGACAATCGCACCCAGAAAGAGTGGGGTGGTGGCCTTTGCCAGGTAAGTACTACCGTTTTTCGCGCTGCATTCTTCGCCGGTTTACCGATCAGCGAGCGTCACGCCCACTCATTCCGCATCAGTTGGTATGAAGAACTTGGTGAACCACCCGGTCTCGACGCGGCAATCTTCACCGGTGTGCATGATCTGCGCTTCGTGAATGATACTGGCGGCTGGCTTCTCCTCACCAGCAAGGTCGATCTGCGTCGCCAACAATTAACGATGATCTTGTACGGGCCGCCGAGTAACCGCCGGGTTGAATACTCGTACCGTATTCTTGAGCGCACACCAGCTCCTACTCAACCATTGTATATCGACGATCCTTCCCTCCCATCTGGCGTTATCCGCCAAACCGACACAGCCCGCGGTGGTCTGCGGGTCGAGATCTATCGGACGGTGTACACCAATGGCGAAGTCAGCCTACGAGACACCATCCCGACCACCTTCCAGCCGTGGCCTAACATCTTTGTGCGTGGTACCGGTCGGTAA
- a CDS encoding CBS domain-containing protein, whose translation MKAREIMTRDVICIADDASIEDAARLMARNRISGLPVINSHGMLIGLVTEHDLIAKEGRTVKEIMTRSVISVSADTEVEQIQHLLTNQRIRRVPVVENGKVIGIVSRSDLVRQIAMRWVCGVCGEIVRSLDAPKHCPRCGADANAFTHEVVPPGM comes from the coding sequence ATGAAAGCGCGCGAGATCATGACCCGTGATGTGATCTGCATCGCCGATGATGCCTCTATTGAAGATGCCGCTCGCCTGATGGCACGCAACCGAATCAGCGGCCTACCGGTGATCAACAGCCATGGCATGCTCATCGGTCTCGTCACCGAACACGATCTGATCGCGAAAGAAGGGCGCACGGTGAAAGAAATTATGACCCGTAGCGTCATTAGCGTCAGTGCCGATACCGAGGTGGAACAAATCCAACACCTGCTCACCAACCAACGTATCCGGCGAGTACCGGTCGTGGAAAACGGCAAAGTTATCGGTATTGTCAGCCGGTCTGATCTAGTTCGCCAGATCGCAATGCGTTGGGTTTGCGGGGTCTGTGGTGAGATCGTCCGCTCACTCGACGCACCCAAACACTGCCCACGTTGTGGCGCTGATGCTAACGCTTTTACGCACGAAGTCGTGCCACCGGGGATGTAA
- a CDS encoding amidohydrolase produces MYDLLIQHVDVLQIANGAPTILPRHDLAITDRRISAIAPAISPGLAREVIDGEGHLAIPGLINSHAHTAMSLFRGVAEDVPIEEWFNRFIWPLETNLTPEDVYWGTLLGLAEMIEAGVTCVADHYFATDAIAQAVQESGMRALLAWTLFSGADEDTQLNSARRFTEQWHGTAGDRIRVWMGPHSPYTCTPSFLSRIARTARELGVGIHIHLAETAGQVSQSIATYGRSPVMVAYDAGLFAGPALAAHVAHVSPEDIAVLATHGVAVAVTPKTEMKLGIGVAPVTTMRAAGVTVALGSDGAASNNTYDVLESARLLALLEKLRTGDARVMPIGTVLELATVAGAQALHWEGIGVLQPGARADLALIQYATAHTQPVHDPAAALLYSSQPADVRTVIVDGRVLMRDRVLLTIDKPRVLREVVARIERLTQYQLDKRIAVYPEARTDA; encoded by the coding sequence ATGTACGATCTTCTCATTCAGCACGTTGATGTTCTCCAGATCGCCAATGGCGCTCCTACCATTCTGCCTCGCCACGACCTTGCCATCACCGATCGACGCATTAGCGCAATCGCTCCGGCGATTAGTCCCGGCCTCGCCCGTGAGGTGATTGACGGTGAGGGGCATCTAGCCATCCCCGGTCTGATCAATAGCCATGCCCATACCGCAATGAGCCTCTTTCGGGGGGTAGCTGAAGATGTACCGATTGAAGAGTGGTTTAACCGCTTTATCTGGCCACTCGAAACGAATCTGACCCCGGAAGATGTGTATTGGGGTACGTTACTCGGTCTGGCCGAGATGATCGAAGCCGGGGTGACATGCGTCGCCGATCACTATTTTGCGACGGATGCTATCGCTCAGGCGGTGCAGGAATCGGGAATGCGTGCATTGTTGGCGTGGACGCTCTTTTCCGGCGCCGATGAGGATACCCAGCTTAACAGCGCACGCCGATTTACCGAGCAGTGGCATGGTACTGCCGGTGATCGCATTCGGGTTTGGATGGGACCACACTCGCCTTATACCTGTACTCCTTCGTTCTTGAGCCGTATCGCGCGAACCGCGCGTGAACTGGGAGTAGGAATTCACATTCATTTAGCCGAGACGGCCGGTCAAGTGTCACAGAGTATCGCGACCTATGGTCGTTCGCCGGTGATGGTAGCGTATGATGCGGGATTGTTTGCCGGGCCGGCCCTGGCTGCCCACGTTGCTCATGTCTCACCAGAAGATATTGCCGTCCTTGCGACGCATGGGGTGGCGGTTGCGGTCACGCCGAAGACCGAGATGAAGCTGGGGATCGGTGTTGCACCGGTGACAACCATGCGGGCAGCAGGGGTAACGGTTGCCTTGGGGAGTGATGGGGCGGCGAGTAACAATACCTACGATGTGCTCGAATCGGCGCGGTTACTCGCACTGCTCGAAAAACTGCGCACCGGCGATGCCCGAGTTATGCCGATTGGAACGGTGCTCGAGTTGGCGACTGTTGCCGGTGCGCAGGCTTTGCACTGGGAAGGGATTGGTGTTTTACAACCCGGTGCGCGTGCCGATCTAGCTTTGATACAGTATGCTACCGCGCATACCCAGCCGGTACACGATCCGGCGGCAGCGCTCCTCTACAGTAGTCAGCCCGCCGATGTGCGTACCGTGATTGTGGATGGTCGCGTCTTGATGCGTGATCGCGTTTTGCTCACCATCGATAAGCCGCGAGTGCTGCGTGAGGTGGTTGCACGGATAGAGCGCCTCACGCAGTATCAGCTCGATAAGCGGATAGCAGTGTATCCTGAAGCCAGAACCGATGCGTAG
- a CDS encoding alpha-ketoacid dehydrogenase subunit beta produces the protein MPVITYRQALNDTLGEELARDPNVLLMGEEIGVFQGSYRVTEGLLAEFGPKRVVDTPIAEEGFVGVAIGAAMLGLRPVVEIMTINFILVAIDQVVNHASKIHYMFGGQVSVPLVIRTPSGGTGQLAATHSQSFENWFAYCPGLKVVAPATPYDAKGLLRAAIRDDDPVIFIESLALYDTKGEVPEDSDYVVPIGVAEVKRPGTDVTVVSYSRMTAIALQVAQRMEQEGISVEVVDLRSLRPLDRPTIIESVKKTNRAVVIAEDWYSYGVTAEIAATIQEEAFDYLDAPVYRVAGLEVPLPYAKELSAVSKPNANSLIYAIRQVMRGTKRMRA, from the coding sequence ATGCCTGTGATTACCTATCGTCAGGCGCTGAATGATACGCTTGGCGAAGAATTAGCTCGCGATCCGAACGTCCTTCTCATGGGTGAAGAGATCGGCGTCTTTCAAGGTTCGTATCGCGTGACCGAGGGATTACTCGCCGAGTTCGGTCCCAAACGAGTAGTCGATACGCCGATTGCCGAAGAAGGTTTTGTCGGGGTCGCCATTGGTGCTGCCATGCTCGGTCTGCGCCCGGTGGTCGAGATTATGACCATCAACTTTATCCTGGTAGCCATCGATCAGGTCGTCAATCATGCCTCGAAAATCCACTATATGTTCGGTGGTCAAGTGAGTGTACCGCTCGTGATCCGCACCCCATCCGGCGGTACCGGCCAATTGGCGGCTACCCACTCACAGTCGTTCGAGAACTGGTTTGCCTACTGCCCTGGTCTGAAGGTCGTTGCACCGGCAACCCCCTACGATGCCAAGGGATTGCTACGGGCAGCCATTCGCGACGACGATCCGGTGATCTTTATCGAATCACTGGCACTTTACGATACGAAAGGCGAAGTGCCCGAAGACAGCGATTATGTTGTGCCAATCGGTGTCGCCGAGGTCAAACGACCGGGGACCGATGTGACGGTCGTGTCGTATTCGCGAATGACGGCAATCGCGTTGCAAGTCGCGCAGCGTATGGAGCAAGAGGGTATCAGTGTCGAGGTCGTAGACTTGCGTTCGCTACGCCCACTCGACCGCCCAACCATCATCGAATCGGTGAAGAAGACCAACCGCGCTGTCGTTATCGCGGAAGATTGGTACTCCTACGGCGTCACCGCCGAGATTGCAGCAACGATCCAAGAAGAGGCATTTGATTACCTCGATGCACCGGTCTACCGAGTAGCCGGTCTCGAAGTACCGCTCCCTTATGCGAAGGAATTGTCAGCCGTCTCGAAACCAAACGCTAATAGTCTGATTTACGCTATTCGACAAGTCATGCGCGGTACGAAGCGCATGCGAGCATAA
- a CDS encoding helix-turn-helix domain-containing protein, giving the protein MSELGARLRRAREANGISLAQAAAETRILLQSLQALEEGAFERLPSDVVARGFIRNYAQYLGLPPDEMIDLYRRERGATDKIRVVPATNPPRTRMYVLPSFFAIFFITLVLVGLAYVGLSALGRIGERATPSAGVAPSPTIVPPSPLPTPSLLPTGVIAPPTPTSSPLAPTPVVVTTPEPSPTPIAPIVIEVRVPNVRGNEASWVRVQTDGNTVFEAIMRAGEQRVFTAQRRVFIRAGNPTDVEVTVNGLQQGPLGTVPGQPVNWSWPPN; this is encoded by the coding sequence ATGAGTGAGTTAGGTGCGCGTCTCCGGCGGGCGCGAGAAGCAAATGGTATTTCACTAGCGCAGGCTGCGGCTGAGACACGTATTCTGTTACAATCGTTGCAGGCCCTAGAAGAGGGGGCATTTGAGCGGTTACCAAGTGATGTCGTTGCTCGCGGATTTATTCGTAACTACGCGCAATACCTCGGTTTACCTCCCGATGAAATGATCGATCTCTACCGGCGTGAACGTGGGGCGACCGATAAGATTCGAGTTGTACCGGCCACAAATCCCCCACGCACCCGTATGTACGTTTTGCCGAGTTTTTTTGCCATCTTCTTTATCACCTTGGTTCTTGTCGGTTTGGCTTACGTCGGGTTAAGTGCGTTAGGCCGAATCGGCGAACGTGCTACGCCTTCTGCCGGCGTTGCGCCCTCGCCAACCATTGTACCACCATCACCCCTCCCAACACCAAGCCTATTGCCGACCGGTGTTATCGCCCCGCCTACACCAACGTCGTCTCCACTCGCGCCGACACCTGTTGTGGTAACAACGCCAGAACCAAGCCCAACACCAATTGCACCGATCGTGATCGAGGTACGGGTACCGAATGTGCGCGGGAATGAAGCCTCGTGGGTCCGGGTCCAAACTGACGGCAATACGGTGTTTGAAGCGATTATGCGTGCCGGTGAGCAACGTGTTTTTACGGCGCAACGGCGCGTCTTTATTCGCGCCGGCAATCCGACCGATGTAGAGGTGACGGTGAACGGTTTGCAGCAAGGACCACTTGGAACTGTGCCCGGTCAACCGGTGAATTGGTCGTGGCCGCCAAATTAA
- a CDS encoding dihydrolipoamide acetyltransferase family protein, producing the protein MGEITMPRLSDTMSEGTVGRWLKKVGDQIAVGDIIAEIETDKATMELEAFESGVLQQILVPEGQTVPIGQPIAIIGDGSAPIATPPTAPPASTTPHSSPAPAPATAVASPPAISTDDNGRIKASPVARRLAEELGIDLRQVVGTGPGGRIIKENVEEFAARRGVVTPATAPTSAPAPTPARAPTPAPAPTPAPARPATPVTTPAPTLAGAEPLSRMRKAIARAMNESKPGVPHIYLTIEVDVDALMALREQIAASGTRVSVNDLVVKAAAKALAKVPAINVSFSQTADGQPGIVRHSQINIGVAVALDDGLVAPVVRDADKKSVSTISAEIRDMALRAREGKIKQNELEGATFQVTNLGMFGIIEFGSIISVPQAASLAVGTVRKVPVVRDDQIVIGQVMNLTLSADHRVIDGAVGAQYLQELRKLLESPVSIIV; encoded by the coding sequence ATGGGTGAGATAACCATGCCTCGTCTCTCCGACACCATGTCGGAAGGTACGGTAGGCCGCTGGTTGAAGAAAGTCGGCGATCAGATCGCGGTTGGCGACATCATCGCCGAGATCGAAACCGACAAGGCCACAATGGAATTGGAAGCGTTCGAGTCCGGCGTGCTTCAGCAGATTTTGGTACCCGAAGGACAAACGGTACCAATCGGTCAGCCTATCGCGATTATCGGCGATGGTTCGGCGCCGATAGCCACGCCTCCAACCGCACCACCGGCGTCAACCACTCCTCATTCGTCACCGGCGCCGGCTCCAGCAACCGCTGTTGCCAGTCCGCCGGCGATCAGCACCGATGACAATGGCCGCATTAAAGCATCACCGGTTGCCCGCCGGCTTGCCGAGGAATTGGGCATCGACCTCCGCCAAGTGGTCGGTACCGGTCCCGGCGGTCGTATTATCAAAGAGAATGTTGAAGAGTTCGCTGCGCGCCGCGGCGTTGTGACACCTGCAACGGCACCCACTTCAGCACCGGCGCCTACCCCCGCCCGGGCACCCACTCCAGCACCGGCGCCTACCCCCGCCCCGGCCCGTCCCGCTACACCCGTGACAACACCGGCGCCTACCTTGGCCGGCGCCGAACCGTTGAGCCGGATGCGCAAAGCCATTGCTCGTGCTATGAACGAGAGTAAGCCGGGTGTACCTCACATCTACCTCACAATAGAGGTCGATGTTGATGCGCTGATGGCGCTGCGTGAGCAGATCGCGGCAAGTGGTACGCGCGTCTCCGTCAACGATCTCGTTGTCAAAGCGGCAGCCAAAGCGTTAGCGAAAGTGCCGGCTATCAACGTCAGCTTTAGCCAGACTGCAGACGGTCAGCCGGGCATTGTGCGCCACAGCCAGATCAACATCGGGGTCGCCGTCGCTCTCGATGATGGTTTGGTCGCACCGGTCGTGCGCGATGCCGATAAGAAGAGCGTGAGCACGATCAGCGCCGAGATCCGCGATATGGCACTCCGGGCACGCGAAGGAAAAATTAAGCAGAACGAGCTTGAAGGTGCCACCTTCCAAGTCACCAACCTTGGTATGTTCGGCATCATCGAGTTCGGCTCGATCATCTCGGTGCCACAAGCTGCCTCGCTTGCAGTGGGTACGGTTCGTAAAGTACCGGTCGTGCGTGACGACCAGATCGTGATCGGACAGGTGATGAACCTAACACTCAGTGCCGATCACCGTGTGATCGACGGTGCAGTCGGTGCGCAGTATCTGCAAGAGCTGCGAAAGTTGCTCGAATCACCGGTGAGCATCATCGTCTAA
- the pdhA gene encoding pyruvate dehydrogenase (acetyl-transferring) E1 component subunit alpha yields the protein MTNVAETAQPLLERATADELKHYYYQMLLIRRFEERAGEMYVKAKIGGYCHLNLGEEATIVGLMAALTPDDYIFTNYREHGYIIARGVPPRPVMAELFGKETGVSGGRGGSMHLFDRKTNFMGGYAIVGGQIPLAVGAAYALRYQGKPGVVVAQMGDGTTNIGAFYESLNLAKLWKCPVLFFIVNNGYGMGTSVEAGSSEPDLWKKGASFRVYGERVDGTDVLAVRDVVRRLRARAEAEGEPAIIDAVSFRFRGHSVIDADRYRDPEVVRRGRELYDPIRKFAALLLDHGVIDDEWLKSMTERVEREVQEAIDFANNSPDPKFEDLYKYMYATPVPNTPTAEDAIRAVKINLGEF from the coding sequence ATGACCAATGTAGCCGAAACGGCTCAGCCTCTGCTCGAGCGCGCAACCGCCGATGAGCTAAAGCATTACTACTACCAAATGCTACTCATCAGACGATTTGAAGAGCGCGCCGGTGAAATGTACGTCAAAGCCAAAATTGGCGGATACTGCCACCTCAATCTTGGTGAAGAGGCCACCATTGTCGGCCTCATGGCTGCCCTCACTCCAGACGACTACATTTTTACTAATTATCGCGAACACGGTTACATTATTGCCCGCGGTGTCCCTCCCCGTCCGGTCATGGCCGAACTGTTTGGTAAAGAGACCGGTGTCTCCGGTGGACGCGGCGGGTCGATGCACTTATTTGACCGCAAGACCAACTTTATGGGTGGGTATGCGATCGTTGGTGGTCAAATCCCACTCGCCGTCGGTGCGGCCTATGCGTTGCGCTATCAGGGCAAACCCGGTGTGGTCGTCGCGCAAATGGGTGACGGAACAACCAACATTGGTGCCTTCTACGAGTCGCTCAATCTGGCGAAATTGTGGAAGTGCCCGGTTCTCTTCTTTATCGTCAATAACGGCTACGGTATGGGCACCTCTGTTGAAGCCGGTTCATCGGAACCAGACTTATGGAAGAAGGGCGCATCGTTCCGCGTGTATGGCGAGCGTGTCGACGGCACCGACGTCCTTGCCGTGCGCGATGTTGTGCGTCGTTTACGTGCCCGCGCCGAGGCCGAAGGTGAACCGGCCATTATCGATGCGGTTAGCTTCCGTTTCCGCGGTCACTCGGTGATCGACGCCGACCGTTATCGCGATCCTGAAGTTGTACGCCGTGGACGTGAGCTGTACGATCCGATCCGCAAATTCGCGGCACTCCTGCTCGATCATGGGGTCATCGACGATGAATGGCTGAAGAGCATGACCGAACGGGTAGAGCGTGAAGTGCAAGAAGCCATCGATTTCGCGAACAATAGCCCCGATCCTAAGTTCGAGGATCTCTACAAGTATATGTATGCAACGCCGGTACCCAATACGCCAACCGCCGAGGATGCGATTCGCGCGGTCAAAATTAACCTCGGTGAGTTTTAA
- a CDS encoding sulfurtransferase produces the protein MTLTLPAGPLVETDWLAAHLDHPRLRIVDMRGTVLPPTAPKPHYFARHEDYAKGHIPGAVYIDWTRDIVDLDDPTPVQVAPPEKIAHELGKRGIGDDTVVVAYDDWYSMFAGRLMWVLRYYGFENVRILNGGLVKWMAEGRPLTTEVPNYPPATFTPRPQPHLRKTADQVLQALGSDLLLIDARSEQEYRGLESRAARGGHIPGARNIFYQSLVSGPHQTYLSPDQLRERFRAAGIDPDTIGDREVVAYCNGGVSATPTAIAFELISGRRVAIYDGSWNEWGNDPDKPLEQ, from the coding sequence ATGACACTCACGCTTCCAGCCGGACCACTCGTCGAAACCGATTGGCTAGCCGCCCATCTCGATCACCCACGCCTACGCATTGTCGATATGCGTGGTACAGTCTTACCACCCACCGCCCCGAAACCCCACTACTTTGCCCGTCATGAAGACTACGCTAAAGGGCACATCCCCGGCGCCGTCTATATCGACTGGACCCGCGATATTGTCGATCTCGACGATCCGACACCGGTACAAGTCGCCCCACCGGAGAAAATTGCTCATGAGCTAGGTAAACGCGGCATCGGCGACGATACGGTGGTTGTCGCCTACGATGACTGGTACTCAATGTTCGCCGGACGACTGATGTGGGTACTGCGCTATTACGGGTTTGAAAACGTGCGGATTCTCAACGGTGGGTTAGTCAAATGGATGGCCGAGGGGCGTCCACTCACGACCGAAGTACCCAATTATCCTCCGGCCACATTCACGCCACGACCACAACCTCACCTCCGCAAAACTGCCGATCAGGTCTTACAGGCTCTCGGCAGCGATCTACTCTTGATTGACGCCCGTAGTGAACAAGAATATCGCGGGTTGGAATCACGAGCTGCCCGCGGTGGGCATATTCCCGGCGCCCGAAACATCTTCTACCAGAGTCTCGTGAGCGGACCACACCAGACCTATCTCTCTCCCGACCAACTCCGCGAACGTTTTCGCGCTGCCGGCATCGATCCCGACACTATCGGTGATCGCGAGGTCGTTGCATACTGCAATGGCGGTGTCTCGGCAACACCGACAGCCATCGCCTTCGAGCTGATAAGCGGTCGCCGCGTCGCTATCTACGATGGTTCGTGGAACGAATGGGGGAACGATCCCGACAAACCCCTCGAACAGTAG